Proteins encoded within one genomic window of Polyangium spumosum:
- a CDS encoding threonine ammonia-lyase → MNDSLPSISPRHVLAAQKRLAASGGLVRQTPLDRSLPLSATIPADVFHKLELFQPTGSFKVRGAANKLLRLRDEEQDVFRRGFVAASAGNHGLGLAHATAALGARSTLVVPRTVSPAKLESLWRYPVELIVSVGNYDVAEADGRRIERERGLTFVSPYNDADVVAGAGTVAVEILADLPDVDLVVVPVGGGGLAAGIALYVKSVAPRTRVVGVQSEASPAMHSSLAAGKITDAPELASLADGLAGNIEAGSITFDLCRRFLDDMVLVTEAEIAEAMRHFLREERLVVEGSAAVGAAALLAGKIDLSRTGVARPKVVNVVTGRNVAEATLRGILSSPEEAG, encoded by the coding sequence ATGAACGACTCCCTCCCCTCGATCTCGCCGCGGCACGTGCTCGCGGCGCAAAAGCGGCTCGCCGCGAGTGGCGGCCTCGTGAGGCAGACGCCGCTCGATCGGAGCCTGCCGCTCTCGGCCACGATCCCGGCCGACGTCTTTCACAAGCTCGAGCTCTTCCAGCCCACGGGCTCGTTCAAGGTGCGGGGCGCGGCGAACAAGCTGCTCCGATTGCGCGACGAGGAGCAGGACGTCTTCCGGCGCGGCTTCGTCGCCGCCTCGGCCGGCAACCACGGCCTCGGGCTCGCCCACGCCACGGCCGCGCTCGGGGCGCGCTCCACGCTCGTCGTGCCCCGCACGGTTTCACCGGCCAAGCTCGAATCCCTCTGGCGATACCCCGTCGAGCTCATCGTCTCCGTGGGCAATTACGACGTCGCCGAGGCCGACGGCCGGCGCATCGAGCGAGAGCGCGGGCTCACGTTCGTCTCGCCTTACAACGACGCCGACGTCGTGGCCGGCGCGGGTACGGTCGCGGTCGAGATCCTCGCGGACCTGCCCGACGTGGATCTCGTCGTCGTCCCCGTCGGCGGCGGCGGGCTCGCGGCGGGCATCGCGCTCTATGTGAAATCGGTCGCGCCCCGCACCCGCGTCGTCGGCGTGCAAAGCGAGGCCTCGCCCGCCATGCATTCGAGCCTCGCCGCGGGGAAAATCACCGACGCCCCGGAGCTCGCGAGCCTCGCGGACGGATTGGCAGGGAATATCGAGGCCGGCTCGATCACGTTCGACCTCTGCCGCCGCTTCCTCGACGACATGGTCCTCGTCACGGAGGCCGAGATCGCCGAGGCCATGCGCCATTTCCTACGGGAAGAGCGGCTCGTCGTGGAGGGCTCGGCCGCCGTGGGCGCGGCCGCGCTGCTGGCGGGGAAGATCGACCTCTCACGCACCGGCGTCGCGCGGCCGAAGGTGGTCAACGTCGTCACGGGCCGCAACGTCGCGGAGGCCACGCTCCGCGGGATTCTCTCCTCCCCCGAAGAAGCCGGCTGA